In one Magallana gigas chromosome 9, xbMagGiga1.1, whole genome shotgun sequence genomic region, the following are encoded:
- the LOC136271141 gene encoding tripartite motif-containing protein 2-like translates to MDRRTWAQDVLRCHLCETPGPPMYCDICHIHLCKACVGEHLSDESKEHKIVTFKMRGFAPECSKHSKKLCELYCEQCDIPICVKCVSSGEHIGHKQVEILKSLETKKELLQRDLQKLENSICPTYQEIDSYISVQKANLNKNSKKFSADIDKHGEDLHRELDIAIKKLKSDMDAIESKHLVVLNNQGDEIKRTISEIKQSITDLTKLLNSNDVRLVSTYKSRNAEFRRMPPKLTVSLPRYIPQKITKEQIYQQIGSLSESSIKTEELGFTIDSTGAESSPLDSPLIDVPRIITYINTVYGESDKLHSVSCLSDDELWMRGEDNMMSLYNLHSKLVKSIQTKSGEIPYDIAVTQSGELVYTDPEDRTVNIVKNTQIQTVIRLQGWRPLNVCSTSSGDIMVVTLSNDRKQTKVMRFSGSAEKQTIQYNEKGQPLYSSEFSDHNNYPKHICENNNLDICVADFRAGAVVVVNQAGKLRFTYNGPSSISKKSFKPVGITTDSKSRILTADRDSDFIHILDQDGQFLRYIDNCDLKLPYGLCVDTRDNLFVPERDTGKVKKIQYYV, encoded by the coding sequence ATGGACCGCCGTActtgggcccaggatgtgttacggtgtcatctctgtgagaccccgggcccccctatgtactgtgacatttgtcacatacatctgtgtaaagcctgtgtgggggaacatctctctgatgaatccaaagaacacaaaattGTAACATTCAAAATGCGGGGGTTTGCTCCTGAATgttcaaaacattcaaaaaaacTGTGTGAACTTTATTGTGAACAgtgtgacattcctatttgtgtgaAATGTGTCTCCTCTGGTGAACATATAGGACACAAACAAGTTGAAATCTTAAAAAGTCTAGAAACCAAAAAAGAGTTATTACAAAGAGATTTACAAAAATTGGAGAATTCCATTTGTCCTACATACCAAGAGATTGACTCTTATATCTCAGTACAGAAAGCTAATCTGAATAAAAACTCAAAGAAATTTTCAGCTGATATTGACAAACATGGAGAGGACTTGCACAGAGAATTAGACATTGCCATcaagaaactgaaatctgaCATGGATGCAATAGAATCTAAACACCTGGTTGTCCTTAATAACCAGGGAGATGAAATCAAAcgcaccatttctgaaatcaaacAGAGCATTACGGACCTGACGAAACTACTaaactccaatgatgtcagacTTGTCTCTacctacaaatccaggaatgctgaattcagaagaaTGCCTCCTAAACTTACAGTTTCTTTACCGAGATACATCCCTCAAAAGATTACCAAAGAACAGATTTATCAGCAGATTGGTTCTCTATCAGAgtcatctatcaaaacagaagaacttGGCTTTACAATAGATTCTACtggtgctgagtcctctcccctGGACAGTCCGCTCATCGATGTACCGCGGATCATCACATATATAAACACTGTGTATGGAGAATCTGATAAATTACacagtgtgtcctgtctgagtgatgatgAATTGTGGATGCGTGGTGAGGACAACATGATGAGTCTCTACAACCTCCACAGTAAACTAGTGAAATcaatccaaaccaagtcaggggaGATACCATATgacatagcagtgacacagagtggtgaactagtttatactgatcccgaagatagaactgtgaacatagtgaagaatacacagatacagacagtgatcagactacagggaTGGAGACCTCTCAATGTCTgcagtacctcctctggtgacatCATGGTTGTCACCCTGAGTAATGATaggaaacaaacaaaagttatGCGTTTTTCTGGCTCAGCAGAGAAGCAAACTATTCAATACAATGAGAAAGGACAGCCTCTTTATTCCTCAGAGTTCTCTGATCACAATAATTATCCTAAACACATCTGTGAGAACAATAATCTTgatatctgtgtagctgactttAGAGccggtgcagtagtggtggtcaatcaggctgggaaactccggtttacctacaatGGTCCTTCCtctatttcaaagaaatcatttaAACCAGTCGGCATCACCACAGACAGCAAaagtcggatcctgacagcagaccgTGACAGTGACTTTATCCACATCCttgatcaggacggacagtttctccgctacattgacaactgtgatTTAAAACTCCCATacggtttatgtgtggacaccagagacaacctgtTTGTGCCCGAGAGGGACACGggtaaagtgaaaaaaattcaatattatgtttaa